The Allorhodopirellula heiligendammensis genome includes a window with the following:
- a CDS encoding hemin uptake protein HemP: protein MPPSIESSCQHFRVLASDDLLHGNKEVWIKHGDVMYRLRKTGSGKLYLTK, encoded by the coding sequence ATGCCCCCATCGATCGAAAGTAGTTGCCAACATTTTCGAGTCCTGGCCTCCGATGACCTGTTGCATGGAAACAAAGAGGTGTGGATCAAACATGGTGACGTCATGTATCGACTTCGCAAGACTGGCTCGGGGAAGTTATACTTGACCAAGTGA
- a CDS encoding BON domain-containing protein: protein MNQTIDLRADTSVPTGTFADSNPPQVSAVEHSVRAALRRCGRRPIMELRCDFSVSAGDHVTVTLSGRLPSFYLNQLAQELVRRVPGVDQVCNRVRVDFPHD, encoded by the coding sequence ATGAATCAGACAATTGATCTTCGCGCGGATACCAGTGTTCCGACCGGCACTTTCGCTGATTCCAATCCACCGCAAGTCTCGGCGGTCGAGCACTCCGTGCGAGCGGCACTCCGCCGCTGTGGTCGTCGTCCCATTATGGAACTACGTTGCGATTTTTCTGTTTCCGCGGGCGATCACGTGACCGTGACGCTCAGCGGACGGTTGCCATCGTTTTATCTGAATCAGCTCGCCCAGGAGCTCGTCCGCCGGGTGCCTGGCGTCGATCAAGTTTGCAATCGCGTGCGAGTCGATTTTCCACACGATTGA
- a CDS encoding energy transducer TonB, producing MIYLKAFHRPTVFSCAVHAVVLVAVGYLPLEAIRRFTTSGQRQVISIEMSIAAPMPFSTASTMSAEVTHEPTETIEAERSLRPSDNLARPDAAPSNYAPSHSTQPLSAENPIDELPQRVERVVEMPTVANVRVSRPRSDPSIAIMPVVAAVPVDALAGLAPTDVEFHDNPPPKYPTHAAARGIEGTVLLKLYVNREGKVSRAEVLESSGSELLDHAALAAVKTWSGKPATRFGRPIETAEVLPVRFRL from the coding sequence GTGATTTATCTGAAAGCATTTCATCGGCCGACTGTTTTTTCTTGCGCAGTGCATGCGGTGGTATTGGTCGCAGTCGGCTACTTACCGCTTGAAGCGATTCGTCGATTCACTACCAGCGGACAACGCCAGGTAATCTCCATCGAGATGTCGATCGCTGCCCCGATGCCGTTCTCAACTGCATCGACAATGTCTGCGGAAGTGACGCATGAGCCAACGGAGACAATCGAAGCGGAGCGGAGCCTGCGGCCTTCGGACAACCTCGCCAGGCCGGACGCAGCCCCGTCAAACTACGCTCCCTCTCATTCGACGCAACCGCTATCCGCCGAGAACCCAATCGATGAATTGCCTCAACGAGTCGAGAGGGTAGTGGAGATGCCGACGGTGGCGAACGTCAGAGTCTCCCGTCCCCGGAGTGATCCATCGATTGCGATCATGCCGGTGGTTGCCGCAGTTCCGGTCGACGCCCTGGCAGGGCTAGCGCCAACGGATGTTGAGTTCCACGACAATCCACCGCCAAAGTACCCGACACATGCAGCGGCCCGTGGGATCGAGGGCACCGTGCTCTTGAAGCTCTACGTCAATCGAGAAGGCAAAGTGTCGCGGGCCGAGGTACTAGAATCCAGCGGCAGCGAGCTGCTCGATCATGCCGCATTGGCGGCCGTCAAGACATGGTCGGGCAAGCCAGCGACGCGGTTCGGCCGACCGATTGAGACAGCCGAGGTGCTACCGGTTCGATTCCGCCTGTAG
- a CDS encoding DEAD/DEAH box helicase has product MDWIAEDQIGSLGLLLGEAVERLVDSHDQEFDKHAAMMNVKTPTLTQGDDGVRFEFQVKGNRQRMQSVAVIVQPLADPEDPSAEAMQLRGDCECGCLAYERSLRCAHTLACAWWMQEQITRRRGNGQLFEFLAGLKADAVAAGKQFVDELLRRAASARPERSDEEPTQLQWRLRVNVASQATPLTITPFEQRSRKGGKGWTKGREVRSFDLLEQNLLTEPLDSQIASLTSIPTHGFREDQYGMFQALRLLAGHENVAWDDSEASPVDVFSSQLSLTLHPVEVDQPAKKSKRDSQNSTDNHQKPRQKKRSTKSARSRSFAELTEFPDRDGAPQLARAAESDTAATMTVELERDFDAAVPDTLAAPPGESTAVQFQPRLTVEGIDIDVHACEVLFGHTSPVEPVVVLADREHNRLVVCTLIDSAASGLVQFLLREDYRDTMLDEKSAAKLALSAGTIDSLIHVSLPPQLAGPIRPIPSELILQMRPRPGAGLKIALRTYDARFRDSLIPGQQPDIVPCLSETGPIRLQRNLADELIAGQEIVERFALNKLSSDGDHEWVAVSDHSALDLLGRLHDAGENAPRIVWPEGETFRVRGEITPKSLRVQIDDSPDWFGVTGSVTIDGVEVPLNDLLLAVREDRQLVRVGDRKFAKISEAFRRRLTQLADTLVAEKGHLKLPTAAVPLAQEVLGDDVSLEATAAWHSAVERLESLGSWNPERPTGLDATLRDYQLDGYRWLARLSRWGVGGVLADDMGLGKTVQTLGILIDRSADGPALVIAPTSVGENWVREAGRFAPSLNAVLYRDCDRDEIIKTAGPGHVLIVSYQLMQRDAKRFATRSWTTLVLDEAQFIKNSQTKTSQAIRMLQADWRLGLSGTPLENHLGELWSLFRTLSPGLLGSWQRFRSRFAEPIERHNDAERREALARLVRPFILRRTKDKVLTELPPRTEITLRAELSDAERKLYEDARLAALAELTHATNDGEKSHDGRRRIQTLAWLTRLRQLACHPALVDPSWKGASAKLDLLMSLVDELRDGDHRALVFSQFVKHLGVVRDVLDRRGITYQYLDGSTPSHERQRRVDAFQAGEGDLFLISLKAGGTGLNLTAADYVLHLDPWWNPAVEDQATDRAHRIGQERPVTVYRLVAERTIEEQILQLHADKRELVAGVLDGTDAAARLQTQDLIELIRNEMG; this is encoded by the coding sequence ATGGACTGGATCGCCGAAGACCAAATCGGATCGTTGGGGCTGCTGCTCGGCGAAGCAGTTGAGCGTCTGGTCGATTCGCATGATCAAGAATTCGACAAGCATGCGGCCATGATGAACGTCAAAACGCCCACGCTGACGCAAGGCGATGATGGCGTTCGATTTGAGTTTCAGGTGAAAGGCAACCGGCAACGAATGCAAAGCGTTGCTGTCATCGTGCAACCGCTCGCCGATCCCGAGGACCCCAGTGCCGAAGCGATGCAGTTGCGGGGCGATTGCGAGTGTGGCTGCCTGGCCTACGAGCGAAGCCTTCGCTGTGCTCATACGCTCGCCTGCGCGTGGTGGATGCAGGAACAGATCACCCGGCGGAGGGGAAACGGACAGTTATTCGAGTTTCTCGCTGGGCTCAAAGCTGACGCGGTCGCGGCGGGCAAACAGTTTGTCGATGAGTTGCTGCGCCGGGCTGCCAGTGCCCGCCCCGAACGGTCCGATGAGGAACCGACCCAACTGCAGTGGCGGCTGCGCGTCAATGTTGCCTCCCAGGCGACGCCACTTACCATCACGCCGTTTGAGCAGCGGAGCCGCAAGGGCGGGAAAGGTTGGACCAAGGGCCGCGAGGTCCGTAGTTTCGACTTACTCGAACAAAACCTGCTCACCGAACCCCTCGACAGCCAGATCGCTTCGCTCACATCGATCCCCACGCACGGTTTTCGCGAAGACCAGTACGGCATGTTTCAAGCCCTGCGTTTGCTCGCCGGTCACGAGAACGTCGCGTGGGACGACTCCGAAGCATCTCCAGTGGATGTATTCAGCAGCCAACTCAGCTTAACCCTTCATCCAGTGGAAGTGGATCAGCCGGCTAAGAAGAGCAAACGAGACAGCCAGAACTCCACAGACAACCACCAAAAACCGCGTCAGAAAAAACGATCCACCAAGTCTGCTCGATCGAGATCGTTTGCCGAACTCACCGAGTTTCCCGATCGTGATGGGGCCCCCCAGCTCGCGAGGGCCGCGGAATCCGACACCGCGGCGACCATGACTGTCGAACTTGAGCGCGACTTCGATGCCGCTGTCCCCGACACTCTCGCGGCACCTCCGGGCGAATCCACCGCGGTTCAGTTCCAGCCTCGATTGACGGTCGAAGGCATCGACATCGACGTGCATGCATGTGAAGTGCTGTTCGGTCACACCAGCCCCGTCGAACCGGTCGTCGTCCTAGCAGACCGTGAGCACAATCGTCTAGTCGTTTGCACGTTGATCGATTCGGCAGCCAGCGGACTGGTTCAGTTCCTGTTACGAGAGGACTACCGCGACACCATGCTCGACGAAAAGTCGGCGGCCAAGCTGGCTCTGTCCGCCGGCACAATCGATTCGTTGATCCATGTCTCCCTGCCGCCGCAATTGGCCGGACCGATCCGCCCGATTCCCAGTGAGTTGATTCTACAGATGCGCCCCCGGCCTGGTGCGGGATTGAAAATCGCGCTGCGAACCTATGATGCGCGTTTCCGCGATTCACTCATCCCCGGGCAACAGCCTGACATCGTGCCTTGTCTCAGCGAAACCGGCCCGATTCGATTGCAACGCAATCTGGCAGACGAGCTGATTGCTGGGCAGGAAATCGTCGAGCGATTTGCACTGAATAAACTGTCCAGCGATGGAGACCATGAGTGGGTCGCCGTCAGCGACCATTCGGCCCTCGATCTGCTCGGCCGCTTGCACGATGCAGGCGAGAATGCCCCACGAATCGTCTGGCCGGAAGGCGAAACGTTCCGAGTCCGTGGCGAGATCACACCGAAGTCGCTGCGTGTGCAAATCGATGACTCACCGGATTGGTTCGGCGTTACCGGATCGGTCACGATCGACGGCGTCGAAGTTCCGCTCAATGATCTGTTGCTGGCCGTTCGTGAAGACCGCCAACTCGTCCGCGTCGGTGATCGCAAGTTTGCCAAAATCAGCGAGGCATTCCGTCGTCGGTTAACTCAGTTAGCGGATACGCTGGTTGCCGAGAAGGGACATCTAAAACTGCCGACAGCCGCCGTTCCACTGGCGCAGGAGGTGCTTGGGGACGACGTCTCGCTGGAGGCAACCGCCGCGTGGCATTCAGCCGTTGAACGACTTGAGTCCTTGGGCAGTTGGAATCCGGAGCGTCCCACCGGTCTCGATGCGACCCTGCGTGATTACCAGCTCGATGGCTACCGCTGGCTCGCCCGGCTGAGTCGCTGGGGCGTAGGCGGTGTCCTCGCCGACGACATGGGATTGGGTAAAACCGTCCAGACGTTAGGGATTCTGATCGATCGATCCGCCGATGGTCCCGCCCTTGTCATCGCGCCGACGAGTGTCGGTGAAAACTGGGTTCGCGAAGCCGGCCGGTTTGCCCCCTCGCTCAACGCGGTGCTGTACCGCGATTGCGATCGGGATGAGATCATCAAGACAGCCGGCCCCGGCCATGTCTTGATTGTCAGCTACCAATTGATGCAGCGTGACGCCAAACGCTTTGCCACTCGGTCTTGGACCACGCTCGTGCTCGATGAGGCCCAGTTCATCAAGAACTCGCAAACCAAGACGTCGCAGGCCATCCGCATGCTGCAAGCAGATTGGCGGCTAGGTCTGTCGGGTACGCCGCTGGAAAACCACCTGGGCGAACTGTGGAGTCTGTTCCGCACGCTCAGCCCAGGCTTGCTCGGATCGTGGCAGCGGTTCCGCAGCCGGTTTGCTGAACCGATCGAGCGGCACAACGATGCCGAACGCCGCGAAGCATTGGCTCGGCTCGTTCGCCCCTTCATCCTCCGCCGCACGAAAGACAAGGTACTCACCGAACTACCGCCGCGAACTGAGATCACGCTGCGAGCAGAACTCAGCGATGCGGAAAGAAAACTTTACGAAGATGCCCGCCTCGCCGCACTTGCCGAACTCACGCACGCGACCAACGACGGCGAGAAATCGCACGATGGTCGTCGTCGGATTCAAACGCTGGCATGGCTGACCCGGCTCCGCCAACTCGCATGCCACCCTGCATTGGTTGACCCCAGCTGGAAGGGCGCTTCGGCGAAACTCGACCTGCTGATGTCGTTAGTGGATGAATTGCGGGACGGCGATCACCGCGCCCTCGTCTTCAGCCAGTTTGTGAAGCATCTCGGGGTTGTCCGGGATGTGCTTGATCGACGCGGCATCACGTACCAATACCTCGATGGGTCGACCCCGTCGCACGAACGGCAGCGGCGTGTCGACGCGTTCCAAGCCGGCGAGGGTGACCTGTTCTTGATCTCGCTCAAAGCCGGCGGCACGGGGCTCAACCTGACGGCAGCTGATTACGTCTTGCACCTCGACCCCTGGTGGAACCCAGCTGTCGAAGATCAAGCGACTGACCGCGCCCACCGGATCGGCCAGGAACGCCCCGTGACGGTCTATCGACTGGTGGCCGAACGAACGATCGAAGAACAAATCCTGCAGCTCCACGCTGATAAACGGGAGCTCGTTGCCGGTGTGCTCGACGGTACTGACGCTGCTGCCCGCCTGCAGACCCAGGATCTGATCGAATTGATCAGGAATGAAATGGGCTAA
- a CDS encoding BON domain-containing protein: protein MLNLKSNTWYKRLLTSIFSIALVVCLGTTVQANNGGGGNTGGGGTGGGGAGAGGTPITGGSDLVDLQEEFIGDVDRTGGVGQFSEPVGASVTSAAASLSTTGARATTRAGGGLGGLGGLGAAFNNALNGGLNGGTEATMPIRTRLRSAVELPPVDVDVQIAREVSLNNRLQRTSSLGPRPRGPATLGAEYGPASQPLYGVNVQMQGRTAILQGTVSSEAHRRRSELLIRLEPGVSQIDNRISVAP, encoded by the coding sequence ATGCTAAACCTGAAATCCAACACTTGGTACAAACGCTTACTGACTAGCATCTTCTCCATCGCGTTGGTTGTTTGTCTTGGTACAACCGTCCAAGCCAACAATGGTGGCGGTGGAAATACCGGAGGTGGCGGTACAGGTGGTGGTGGAGCGGGTGCTGGTGGCACGCCGATTACCGGCGGCAGTGACCTGGTTGATCTGCAGGAAGAGTTCATCGGTGATGTGGACCGCACGGGCGGAGTGGGACAATTCAGCGAGCCTGTGGGCGCAAGTGTCACGTCAGCCGCCGCGTCTTTGAGTACGACCGGTGCGCGGGCGACGACCCGGGCTGGCGGTGGCTTGGGGGGGCTTGGTGGGTTAGGGGCCGCCTTCAATAATGCGTTGAATGGTGGGCTGAACGGTGGTACCGAAGCGACCATGCCCATCCGCACTCGACTCCGCAGTGCTGTCGAGTTGCCTCCCGTGGACGTCGATGTACAGATCGCCCGCGAGGTCAGCTTGAATAACCGTTTGCAGCGAACCAGTTCGCTCGGGCCACGACCGCGAGGCCCCGCTACTCTCGGTGCAGAGTATGGTCCGGCATCCCAACCGCTCTACGGCGTTAACGTGCAGATGCAGGGCAGGACCGCGATCTTGCAGGGCACGGTCAGTAGCGAAGCCCACCGACGCCGAAGTGAATTACTTATTCGATTAGAGCCAGGTGTCTCTCAAATCGATAATCGAATTAGTGTCGCGCCCTAA